In Xylanibacter ruminicola 23, a single genomic region encodes these proteins:
- a CDS encoding pectinesterase family protein, with protein MKKLLLLLAIMASSQVSLAAGKYDNPDTIVVARDGTGQFRTIDEAIEVCRAFMDYHKVIFVKNGTYKEKLIIPSWLQNIEICGEDAEKTIITYDDHANIARAETGKPMGTFRTYTLKIEGNDITLKNITIENNSARLGQAVALHTEGDRLVFVGCRFIGHQDTVYTGVAGTRLYFKDCFICGTTDFIFGPSTAWFEGCTIESRINSYVTAASTPQDQPYGYIFNNCRLIATPEATQVYLGRPWRDYGYTLFMNCELGSHIRPEGWHHWEKHREQTARYLEYNNRGAGANISQRVPWSRQLTKKEAAKITPQTVFNKNDGWSPRK; from the coding sequence ATGAAAAAACTACTGCTATTACTCGCCATCATGGCCTCTTCTCAAGTCAGCTTAGCTGCTGGCAAATACGACAACCCCGATACCATTGTGGTTGCTCGCGATGGCACGGGCCAGTTCCGCACCATCGACGAAGCTATCGAGGTGTGCCGTGCATTTATGGATTACCACAAGGTGATTTTTGTAAAGAACGGCACTTATAAGGAAAAACTGATTATCCCTTCGTGGTTGCAGAACATCGAGATTTGCGGTGAGGATGCCGAGAAAACCATCATCACCTACGACGACCATGCCAACATCGCCCGTGCCGAGACAGGCAAGCCCATGGGCACGTTCCGCACATACACCCTGAAGATTGAGGGCAATGATATCACGCTGAAGAATATCACCATCGAGAACAACTCAGCCCGCTTGGGTCAGGCAGTGGCACTGCATACCGAGGGCGACCGACTGGTATTTGTAGGCTGCCGATTCATCGGTCATCAGGATACGGTCTACACCGGAGTGGCAGGCACGCGCCTGTACTTCAAAGACTGTTTTATCTGCGGCACCACCGATTTTATCTTCGGTCCCTCTACAGCCTGGTTCGAGGGTTGCACCATCGAGAGTCGTATCAACTCATACGTCACAGCAGCCTCAACACCACAGGATCAGCCTTACGGCTACATCTTCAACAACTGCCGTCTGATAGCTACCCCTGAGGCTACGCAGGTTTATTTGGGTCGCCCTTGGCGCGACTATGGCTATACGCTCTTTATGAACTGCGAGTTAGGCAGCCACATCCGTCCTGAGGGCTGGCATCACTGGGAGAAGCACCGTGAGCAGACCGCCCGCTACTTAGAGTACAACAACCGTGGTGCCGGTGCTAACATCAGCCAGCGTGTGCCCTGGAGCCGCCAGCTCACCAAGAAAGAGGCCGCTAAGATTACACCCCAAACAGTATTCAACAAAAATGATGGTTGGAGCCCTAGGAAATAA
- a CDS encoding S41 family peptidase: MKKLLITVLTTTLSLVAIAQERPLWMRFCAISPDGQTIAFSYKGDLFTVPVTGGTAKQLTTNPAYDYNPVWSPDGSKIAFASDREGGINVWVMPSKGGQPQQITTSSHFKNVLTFADNDHVLFSMADMPTRQSIIPSLGKFPQVYEVSVKGGRPRLFSGLMMADININRKTGDVLYHDIKGSEDMYRKHHQSAICRDIWMLSKGKYTKLTDFAGEDRTPVWTADGKGYYYLSEQDGTFNVWYRSLDGKQNQQITRHKTNPVRFLTAADNGTLCYGYDGEIYTVRQGSQPQRVNINIVSDKTDRELIREVLTKGATEVVASPSGKEVAFVIHGEVYVTATDYKTTRRITDTPELERNLSFSPDGRSLAYASERNGCWNIYQTTIKNKDEKQFTYATDLTEEQLTKQNHTSFYPRYSPDSKELAFFEDRGTIRIINLATKKIRTVMDGKDLFSYSDGDIDFEWSPDSRWLLATYYGDGGYHHDDIALIDASGKQKPYNLTNSSYYDMNPHWVLGGKAMLFTSNRRGFKNHGGHGWQNDYFLMFFDIDAYERFQMSKEEKAIYDEAHKPAKKENTATDSKDKKATEKKPAVEPLQFDLENAKDRIVRLTAHSTRLGDAYLTPKGDTLYYQAAYEDGYDLWKYDLLEDKSELVIRGVGNGRLSTDKKGKNLFFMNKGSLRRIDIAKGSRKAIDFEADFNNRPFAERQYLFEHIWRQVDDKFYRDDLHGVDWAGYKKIYEKFLPYINNVYDFRDMLAEMLGELNASHTGARYQNPVEFRTASLGLFFDDSYKGDGLKIAEIPKGSQLAVRNTGVKAGDIIEAIDGTPIRKGDDYYPLLAGKTGKVVRLTINGRNVNTKAISLTAYNNILYDRWVERNRKLVDSLSHGRLAYVHISSMNGDKFRKLYEEILNETNRERDAVIVDERHNGGGYLHDDLCHLLNGRQHSHFMAHGKYLGIEPSAQWNKPSCVVLCEDDYSNACGFPRQYQDMKIGKLIGTPVAGTSTSVWWETLINGVVFGIPQVGRIDVRGDYGENTPLCPDIEVYNSPEDYLNGHDRQLERAVQEMLKEGAAFKEKTKNDFGGHKR; the protein is encoded by the coding sequence ATGAAGAAATTACTAATTACAGTTTTAACCACTACACTGTCACTCGTGGCCATCGCCCAGGAGCGTCCTCTCTGGATGCGTTTCTGTGCCATTTCGCCCGACGGGCAGACGATTGCTTTTTCGTACAAGGGCGATCTGTTTACAGTGCCTGTTACAGGTGGTACAGCCAAGCAGCTTACCACCAACCCTGCTTACGACTACAACCCAGTTTGGAGCCCCGACGGCAGCAAGATTGCTTTTGCTTCCGACCGTGAGGGGGGCATCAATGTATGGGTGATGCCCAGCAAGGGCGGACAGCCACAGCAGATTACCACCAGTAGCCATTTTAAGAACGTACTGACGTTTGCCGACAACGACCACGTGCTGTTCAGCATGGCCGACATGCCCACACGCCAGAGCATCATCCCCAGCCTTGGGAAGTTTCCCCAGGTTTACGAGGTGAGCGTAAAGGGCGGTCGTCCACGCTTGTTCTCCGGACTGATGATGGCCGATATCAACATCAACCGCAAAACGGGCGATGTGCTGTATCACGACATCAAGGGCAGCGAGGATATGTATCGCAAGCACCACCAGTCGGCAATCTGCCGCGACATCTGGATGCTGTCGAAAGGTAAATACACCAAGCTTACCGACTTTGCCGGCGAAGACCGCACACCTGTGTGGACCGCCGATGGTAAGGGTTATTACTACCTGAGCGAGCAGGATGGTACCTTTAATGTTTGGTACCGCAGTCTGGATGGCAAGCAGAACCAGCAGATTACACGTCATAAGACCAATCCTGTACGTTTCCTCACTGCCGCTGACAACGGCACCCTGTGCTATGGCTACGATGGCGAGATCTACACCGTACGTCAGGGCAGTCAGCCTCAGCGTGTAAACATCAATATTGTTAGCGACAAGACCGACCGCGAACTCATCCGTGAGGTGCTCACCAAGGGTGCTACCGAGGTTGTGGCATCACCCAGCGGCAAAGAGGTGGCTTTTGTGATTCACGGCGAGGTATATGTAACTGCAACCGATTACAAGACCACCCGTCGCATCACCGACACCCCCGAACTGGAGCGCAACCTGAGTTTCTCACCCGATGGTCGTTCGCTGGCCTACGCCTCTGAGCGTAATGGTTGCTGGAACATCTATCAGACAACCATCAAGAACAAGGACGAAAAGCAGTTTACCTATGCTACCGACCTGACCGAGGAGCAGCTCACCAAGCAAAACCACACCTCGTTCTATCCACGTTATAGTCCCGACAGCAAAGAGCTGGCTTTCTTCGAGGATCGCGGCACCATCCGTATCATCAATTTAGCCACCAAGAAAATCCGTACTGTGATGGACGGCAAGGACCTCTTCTCATACTCTGATGGCGACATCGACTTTGAATGGAGCCCCGACAGCCGTTGGCTGCTGGCCACTTACTATGGCGACGGCGGCTACCACCACGATGATATTGCGCTGATTGATGCCTCGGGTAAACAGAAACCCTACAATCTGACCAATAGTTCTTACTACGACATGAACCCTCACTGGGTTCTCGGTGGAAAGGCCATGCTGTTCACAAGCAACCGCAGAGGCTTCAAGAACCACGGCGGACACGGATGGCAGAACGACTATTTCCTGATGTTCTTTGATATCGATGCCTACGAACGTTTCCAGATGTCGAAGGAGGAGAAGGCCATCTACGACGAGGCTCACAAGCCTGCCAAAAAAGAAAACACGGCTACCGACAGTAAGGATAAGAAAGCTACTGAAAAGAAGCCTGCCGTTGAGCCTTTGCAGTTCGATCTGGAGAATGCCAAGGACCGCATTGTACGTCTTACCGCCCACTCTACCCGCTTGGGCGATGCCTACCTCACTCCAAAAGGCGACACCCTGTACTACCAGGCTGCCTACGAGGATGGCTACGACCTGTGGAAGTACGACCTGCTGGAGGATAAGAGCGAGCTGGTGATTCGTGGCGTAGGCAACGGACGCCTGAGCACCGACAAGAAAGGTAAAAACCTATTCTTTATGAATAAGGGTTCGCTGCGCCGTATCGACATCGCGAAAGGCAGCCGTAAGGCTATTGATTTCGAAGCCGACTTCAATAACCGTCCATTTGCCGAGCGTCAGTATCTGTTCGAGCATATCTGGCGCCAGGTTGATGATAAGTTCTACCGCGACGATCTGCATGGTGTGGACTGGGCTGGCTATAAAAAGATTTACGAGAAGTTCCTGCCATACATCAACAACGTGTACGACTTCCGCGATATGCTGGCCGAGATGTTAGGTGAGCTGAATGCCTCGCATACTGGTGCACGTTACCAGAATCCCGTTGAGTTCCGCACTGCCTCATTAGGCTTGTTCTTCGACGACAGCTACAAAGGCGACGGACTGAAAATTGCCGAGATTCCAAAGGGTTCGCAATTGGCCGTACGTAACACCGGTGTAAAGGCTGGTGATATTATCGAGGCCATCGACGGCACACCAATCAGAAAAGGCGACGACTACTATCCCCTGCTGGCTGGAAAGACCGGTAAGGTGGTACGTCTCACCATCAATGGTCGCAACGTTAACACCAAAGCCATCTCGCTCACCGCTTACAACAATATCCTTTACGATCGTTGGGTAGAGCGCAACCGCAAACTGGTTGATAGTCTGTCACACGGCCGTTTGGCTTATGTACACATCTCGTCGATGAACGGCGATAAATTCCGTAAGCTGTACGAGGAAATACTGAACGAGACCAACCGCGAGCGCGATGCCGTGATTGTAGATGAGCGCCATAATGGTGGTGGCTACCTGCACGACGATCTGTGCCACCTGCTCAACGGTCGTCAGCACTCACACTTCATGGCCCATGGCAAGTACTTAGGTATCGAGCCATCAGCCCAGTGGAATAAGCCTTCGTGCGTGGTACTTTGCGAGGACGACTACAGCAATGCCTGCGGATTCCCCCGTCAGTATCAGGACATGAAGATTGGAAAACTGATTGGTACCCCAGTAGCCGGAACATCTACCAGCGTTTGGTGGGAGACACTCATCAACGGTGTGGTATTCGGTATTCCACAGGTAGGTCGTATCGATGTACGTGGCGACTATGGTGAGAACACCCCACTGTGCCCCGACATCGAGGTTTACAACAGCCCTGAGGACTATCTCAACGGTCACGACCGTCAGTTAGAGCGTGCCGTACAGGAGATGCTCAAGGAAGGCGCCGCCTTCAAGGAAAAGACCAAGAATGATTTTGGAGGTCACAAACGATAA